Part of the Prochlorococcus sp. MIT 0603 genome is shown below.
CATAAGTCAACTACAACCTAGGCGATTAATAACTCTTGCTCCTAGTCTTAAGACAGGTCATAAACTGGAAAGTCTAGTTGCAGCCTATTGTCCTTTGCCAGAAGAAGGAGGAGGCAATGCAGCATGTGGAGACGTAATAGTACTTAAAGGTGATATTCATTCCCTTAAAAGCAACCTTTATATTGTTGAGGACTTAATACCTGAGGATCTACCTTCATGGCTTTGGTGGAATGGAAATCTTGACGAAGACCCAGAACTATTAAATCAACTTGCATTGCCAACCAGAAGAATAATTATTGATACAGCTCTAGGGGATCCATCGAGATGTTTAGATGTTCTATCTCAGAGGATAAAAAGTGGCCAAGCAGTTAACGATTTGAATTGGTTAAGACTAAGAACTTGGAGAGAGACTCTAGCAATGGTGTTCGACCCACCTAACCGTAGAGATGCACTATCGAAAATCACTAATTTAGATATTGATATTGAAGGGAATCACATTGTTCAAGGATTACTCTTAGCCTCTTGGATCGCAAATAAATTAGGTTGGGAATTAACTGAAAGTACTGAAAAAGAAGGTAATGGTTTTAGAACAAAATTTAGACGCTCTAATAATGAAATAGTTAATTTCAGATTAATGCCTTTACCTGTAGGAAAACCTAGTATTCATCCTGGTCAAATTATAGGATTAAGATTAATCTGCAAAGCCGACAGGAATGACAAAACAGGGTTATGTGTGATCCTAGCCTCTGAGTCTGGGGAATGCATGAGACTTGAAGCAGGCGGGATGGCCAGAATGGAATTATTGGAAGAGGTAGTTCCAATACAAAACAACCCTGTTGAAAATGATGTAGCACTTTTACTTGAAAGCAGCCGAGGCACCACAAGTCCTTTACTTAGCAATGTGGCTCCAATATCAAAAAAACTGCTTAATCTTATTAAATCTAAGACGTAATCATTACAACAATAAAAAGCCATTATGGCATTTGTAATAGCGGCACCAGCAAGTAGTAATGGGAAAACTCTTTTAAGTCTTCTTCTATGTTCATGGGCAATAAAAAAAGGCAAAAGTCTTCAGGCTTTTAAAGTGGGCCCAGATTACCTTGACCCACAACTACTTAGCTCTGTTACGAAACTACCCTGCAGGAATCTCGATCCAGTTTTATGTGGGCAAGAATGGGTTATCAATAATTTCAATCATTTTGCCAGCTCAACTGATTTTTCATTAGTTGAGGGAGTTATGGGATTATTCGATGGAATTGGAAGTTCAACTAAAGGAAGCACCGCTGAGATTGCCAAGCTTTTAAATCTTCAAGTTGTCCTAGTTGTTAAAGCAAATGGTCAGGCTGGCTCTATAGCAGCTCTTATAAAAGGTTTTAAAGATTTTGACCCAAAGTTAAATATATCAGGAGTAGTTTTAAACAATGTTAATAGCAATAGGCACAAAGAGTTATTAA
Proteins encoded:
- a CDS encoding glucose-6-phosphate dehydrogenase assembly protein OpcA; the protein is MSPQLTLQTPLQIPLEEIPGYLKKLWSQDQSDNKGANTFCLLVWHPAWIEQKLVRTGRVSGPIIGNQRSELINEARKIVLEKDLPHSTPPLAKEVFTSIDEPNQNDQEDDLRGQHIDSSISQLQPRRLITLAPSLKTGHKLESLVAAYCPLPEEGGGNAACGDVIVLKGDIHSLKSNLYIVEDLIPEDLPSWLWWNGNLDEDPELLNQLALPTRRIIIDTALGDPSRCLDVLSQRIKSGQAVNDLNWLRLRTWRETLAMVFDPPNRRDALSKITNLDIDIEGNHIVQGLLLASWIANKLGWELTESTEKEGNGFRTKFRRSNNEIVNFRLMPLPVGKPSIHPGQIIGLRLICKADRNDKTGLCVILASESGECMRLEAGGMARMELLEEVVPIQNNPVENDVALLLESSRGTTSPLLSNVAPISKKLLNLIKSKT